The Daphnia magna isolate NIES linkage group LG3, ASM2063170v1.1, whole genome shotgun sequence genomic interval TAGGCGAATTGTCCACACAAGCAAGTACTGTCAACTTGGGGCCAGATGATAACACATCGAAAACAGGTATATCTTATCTACAGTAGCTGTGTATTTCTTAAGTCAATAGTTCATCCATAATTGTATTAACTCCAACGCAGAAACCCCGTCAAATGTGGATGCTCAGGAATCTACTATTATGGAACCGATGTAGAAAGTAAACACCTCTTAGACTAGTTTCACTGATTAActtatttctttattattgCTTGATATGAAACTCGACAAATATATCAAGCGAGAACAAAAGGATCCAAAGGCACGAGAGTTTTCAAGTAAGAACAGTGATAGACAGTTTTACTATGCAGACGACGTGAAGACAAGAAGAAAGGGTTGCCAGGTCGATAAATCGCAACATCCCCACTCAAACCGGAACTACTCCAATTCTTGTTCTGAGCTCTGGAAAAGCTGGGCCCGGAAGCGCCTTGGTCAGTAGATCGGCTAGTTGGTCTTTTGTTCCGATATGGACGACTGCAATGTTGCCGCTCACCTGTTGCTCACGGATATAGTGATAACGTATATCAATATGCTTAGTCCGACGATGGAATTCTGGATTCAGTGTGAGTTTTACTGCGCCTTGATTATCGCCAAATAAAGCTGTTGGTTGTGTCTGTACGCAGCCAATACTGTCGAGTAATTGGCGTGCCCAAACAATTTCCTTTGTCGCCTCGCACATGGCTACGTATTCCGCTTCGGTGGTCGATAGAGATACACAAGATTGGCGTCTACTGCCCCACGCAATTGGTCCCCCATTAAAGATGAGAAGAAATCCAGAAGTTGACTTGCGGGAATCAGTGTTGCCAGCGTAGTCCGAATCTGCGTATGCGGTTAATACCTGGGGTTTTTCTCCGATTTTGTAGACCACTCCAAATTTTGACGATCCTTTTAAGTATGACAGAATTCTTGTTACAGCTGACCAGTGAACTTGCTTTGGATCGTGGCAGAATTGAGCTACTTGTCCGACAGCATATGAAATGTCTGGACGTGTGCAGACCATCAAGAACATTAAGCTGCCAACTGCCTCACGGTATATGGACTGGTCACAAGATGGTGAAGAGGGTCCGCCATCAACACCTGCCAAGGTAAGTCTGGAAAACGGGTCCGCTGGTAATCCCTTTGGGTTGCACTCCGCCATTTTAAATCGGTGAAGAATGCGAATGATGTACTGTTCTTGTGAAAGATAGATAGTTCGATTAGGACGATCTCTATCGATTTTTATGCCGATGAAAAGATCAGCTTCTTGAGTGGAAATTTCTAGATGATCTGATAGCTGGTTAATTATTTCCAGCAGCCGTTTCTTGTCCCGTCCACACAGAAGACCATCATCGACCCAAATTGCTAGGATGATGATGCCGTCACCACCATTGTGATGATAAACACAAGAGTCAATTGGGCTTCGAGTGAATCCAAGATTAACAAGTAGGCCATCAAATTTAATATTCCACAACCTAGATGCCTGCTTAAGGCCATACAAACTTTTCTGCAAACGACAAACGTTGGTTGGGTAGGCAGTTGAAGTAAACCCTGTCGGTTGATTCATGAAGATTTCTTCAGTTAGTTCACCATGTAAGAATGCAGTTCTTACATCGAGTTGTAGAATTTCCAAATCGTTcgctgctgctgttgataGAATTGCTCTTACTGATTCGTGGCGCACAACTGGAGAAAATGTTTCGTCGTAATCAACGCCCTCCTTTTGTGAGAAGCCCTTGGCTACCAAGCGAGCCTTGTAGCGAACGGGGTGACCGAATGAGTCCATTTTCACTTTGTAGACCCACTTACACTTAATTGTCTTGCGGCCACTTGGAAGTTTTTCTAGACGCCAAGTTTGGTTTTCTTCAAGAGAactcatttcttcttccataGCACTAATCCATTTTTTCGCATCTGGTGATGTGATTGCTTCTTCGTACGACTGTGGTTCAATGATGCTTGAGGAATCCTCGGTTGTGGCACAAAGAAAATTGGGGTCTTCAATGAGACGATCGGGTTTTCTTCGGATACGAGCTGTTTTGAGAGAAGGATCCATTGCGGCTTCTGGTGCGTCAAATCCATGAAAGGGTTCAATAACATCTTCCACTTCAATAGTTGCTTGTGTGTCGTTGGAACATATGATTGAATTAGACACGGTGGCACGATCATTGGATGCGGATGCATCCCCACCCACTCTATGTTCAGTCAAAATGTCAACATCAGCTACATCGCAACAGGGCGGCGACATGATCGGGGCTTCACTTAGATTTTCGTTGAAAATAACATCTCTCGATATTTTTACTTTGCCGGATGAAGGGTCGTAGAGTCGAAAGGCTTTCTGCGTTTCAGAGTATCCAACAAACTGGCATTTTTGTCCTTTTGGTTCAAGTTTTGATCTTTCATCTTTAGGAATGTGATAGTAGGCGTCACAGCCAAATATGTGAAGATGGGAGACATTCGGTTTTCTTCCGTGCCATCCCTGGTAGGGTGTCATTGTTTGCATAGCCTTGCATGACACTCTATTGTGTAGATATACAGCTGCTGCTGAGGCCTCCGCCCAAAATTGAGTTCCAAGAGTTGATGAATGGAGCATGCTTTTTGCTGACTCAAGAATTGTACGATTGTATCGCTCAGCGACTCCATTTTGTTCCGGTGTTTTTGCTGTACTTGTTTGATGGACGATTCCTTTGTTGGCAATCCATTGCATTAACTCCTTGCTCATGTATTCCCCTCCGTTGTCAGATCGAAGGGTTACAATGCGTTCATTAGTTTCGGTTTCAAACAAGGCAATCAGTTGTTGAATGTTCGAGCTTACTTCGGACTTCTTCTTCAGGAACCTTATAAAGCCAAATCCGGTGAAGTCATCACGGAACGTAAGGAAGTAGAGAGATCCATTAAGCGACGGAACAGACATTGGTCCACATAAATCACTGTGGATAAGACCACCTCTTTTTGTTGCTCGAGTGCGACCACACGTAGGAAACGGGAGTCGATGATGCTTACCGAAGACGCATCCTTCGCAAAAAGGGGGGGTGTCCGTTGAATTATCTATGAAGAGACCTTCGACGAAGTTAGCagaattcattttctttaacgTAGCAAAATTTACGTGTCCCAGACGTTCATGCCAAATCTGGATGGAGTTTGGTTTTGCTCTGGCAGCGAGTGCTGCAGATACCGCTGGCGGTTGGTAGTTTAAGAAATGCATCTTGTAGAGCCTCTTCTGAATCTTAGAACCAGTTCCAACAATTTTTCCATTGTTACTAAGTGTCACACCGTTGTTGTCGAATGATGCTACAATATCGCGTTCTGTTGTTGCTCCTATGGAGAATAAGTTCACACCTAGATtgggaacaaacaaaactttgCGTAGGGTACCATTATGTCACACATCATCAACTTTACATCTGATGGCAATGTCTCCAACTCCTGTAGCATGAAGAGCTTCGTTGTTTTTGCCGACACCTTTGATAAGACGCTTGCCTGGTGGGATCTGCTGGAAATTGTTGAATAAGTCTCTGATATCAGACATGTGTTCACTCGCTCCTGAGTCGGCATAACAACAATCCGAATCAAATTGAATACCAGTGGATTTGAAGGCATACGAATCTTCTTCGGTTGGTCGTTCAGTTCTAGATGATTAAGTGAGGAGAGCGTCGCCACTGCCAGCATCTCGTTTTCCTTGTAGGTAGGACTGTTTCAACCAACAGTCTTCTTCAAGATGGTTAGCTCTTCGATTAAGTTTTGTGCAATAGGCACAGATTACTTTTGGGCGATGTTCATTTCTGTTGAATTCTCTCTTTGACTCAGAGAATGTGACCTTCCCTTTCCTTTTGTTAACAAAAAAGGCTCCAGAATCAGATGGCTCCATAGTAACGTCAGCTAACTTCAACATGTTCTCTTCAACTTGTAACCTGGACGCTAGAAGCTGGATTGTCTTGATTTTGTCGCCAGTGCTGTTCCAAGCAGACATAAAGGCCTTGTAGTTTCTGTTACCATTGAGAGGAAGAGTCGAAGTTATCTTGGCTATGATCTGATCATCCGAAACAGGAGAGTTGACATCACGAAGTTGAGCTGCTAAGGATTCGATGGCAGCAATATGAATCATTATGTCATGATTGGAATCATACTGATAGGACATGAATTTACCCATCAACAAATGCTTGTTTTCCATGCTTGCTAGCTCGTATTGGTTCAGAAGGCGAGTCCACATTAGATGAGATGTTGTGCAGTTCATGATTGTTCGCATGACTTTTTCTTCAATAGTAGACACAATGAAGTTTTGTGCTGCGATATCCATCTTCATCCAATCATTGATCTCATCAGTGTTGGCTGTTACAGCGGCAGCATTTGAAGGATTTGCAACTGGGGCTACTACTGTTGGCTTCTGATAGACTCCTTCTACTACGTTGAGTAGACCATGATTCATTAGAACCAGTTTTAATTGAAACTTGTAGAAGTTGAACTGATCTCCTTTGAACTTTGAAATGTGAGAAACATCTTTTGCAGAAAAAGTTCCAGCGGCCATTTTAGCTCTGTTTCAGAAACCAGCGTGAGTTCACTTTCTTGCTTAAGTATAGTTATTACAATTTATAATACCTATGGCGaagctgggcccataacctgtagAAAGTAAACACCTCTTAGACTAGTTTCACTGATTAActtatttctttattattgCTTGATATGAAACTCGACAAATATATCAAGCGAGAACAAAAGGATCCAAAGGCACGAGAGTTTTCAAGTAAGAACAGTGATAGACAGTTTTACTATGCAGACGACGTGAAGACAAGAAGAAAGGGTTGCCAGGTCGATAAATCGCAACAACCGACGCCAAACACGGAAACCAAAGATACTACCACGGAAGCAACTACAGATGCCAGTGAGCTCCTTAATATTCTTGTTTTCCCGGGTGTAGTTTTGCACTTGGTGAATATTCTCAATTTCTCTTGATACCACAGGAACTTCAGCAATAACTGATAATCCAACAACGAGGACAGATCTTTCAGAAACCTCAGGTATCAGCCACCAATTCTCCTTTCTATTTACTGTTTAAAGGGTAGTGAAATTCTTCATAGCCatgcatgtttttttttttgttttgttttttccgcTTTTCTCTTCGCTGCGTTCGGCGAAGTTTCCACCTAAGCAAGTATTGTAAACTTGATGTCAGTTGGCAACATGTCGGAAACACGTAGATTTTATCCACAGTAGCCGTGTATTTCATAAAATTATTTGTCTTTAGTTAATACTTCAACCCTAaatttttagttcaaaaaATCCGATTAAAACTTCAAATACAGAACTACCGTCAACTGCCTCTTCTCAGACATCAGCTAATACGGAACCAACGCCAAACACGGAAGCCAAAGATGCCACCACGACGGAAGCAATTACAGAAGCCAAAGATACTACCACGGAAGCAACTACAGAAGCCAAAGATACTACCACGGAAGCAACTACAGAAGCCAGTGAGCTCCTTAATATTCATTTTTACCGAGTGTAATTTTGCACTTTGTGAACatttacatttttctgttAAGATATAACCTTTCCTCCTAATGAATTTCTCATTCCTCCTGATACCACAGGGACTTTAGGAATAACCGATAATCCGAACACCAGTGCAGATTTCTCAGAAGTCTCAGGTAATAATCAAAAATTATCCTTTCCATTTACTGTTTAAATGATAGTGAAATTCTTCACTATgcatgtttgtttgttttttcgctTTTCTATCCGCTGATCCTTCTACCTAATGAATTTCTCCTGATACCACAGAGGATTTAGGAACAACCGATAATCCGATAACTACAGATCTTTCAGAAATCTCAGGTATCAATCACCAATTCTCCTTTCTATTTACTGTTTGAAGGGTAGTGAAATTCTTCAGTCAAAGTCATGGGCATTTTTTTTGGGTGTGTGTATATTTCATATAATGAGTTTCTTTAGTTAATAGTTtatcccgaaaaaaaaaaatctgattaaAACTCCAATGCAGAAATAGTGTCAAATGCCTATGATCAGGCATTAACTATGACGGAACCAACGCCGAATATGGAAAACAAACCTGTTACCACAGAAGCAACTATAGATGCTGGTAAGCTCCTTAATATTCTTTTTCCCCGAGTGTAGTTTTGCACTTGGTGAATATTTACATTTCTCTTTTAAGGTAAGCCTCTAATGAATTTCTCGTTCCTCTTTGATACCACAGGGGCTTTAGGAATAACCAATAATCCAACAACTATTGCAATTCTTCCAGAAAGCTCAGGTATATCAGTGCACTACttccattctttttcgttttcaaccCTGTCACGATGATTGCTCGAGCCATTCGTTCCTCCAATACTCCTTTCTGATAGGTCTGTCAAAAGGAAAGGCCATAATGCGATAGAGATTGTAAAGTTTCCATAAAATAGTTTTACTGCAGTGATAATCGATTTTTTATCATCGGAAGTTAAAGTTTCCCATTTTATCTCTTATGTTGCTTGTTATCATTGGTCGTTTGATCCATTTAGTTTCTTGTGCTAAATTAATCCAaactgcattttgttttagATAGCGGAAATGTATCAGAAGATGAAATCAGAGTTTTTACCAAAATAGCCAACAAGGTAAGCAGTAGTGAAGCATTTATTCGTTTCAAGGTACATTTAGATTTCACgcatttctatttcatttcagATAATACAGAAAAAACTGGAAACAATCGAGGAAAAGATAGATAAAGTGGTAGAAAAGATTAATGGCGAAGAGCAGCGTTACTCTAAAAAACTGGTAAGTAACTCTGTTTTTCCTTTGAATTTTATTGgcttttttaaacaaatgggAATCGAATAGCGTTTGCAAATGTAACTGTATATTTACAATTCCAGACAAACGTTGCTTTTTTCGCTCAAAGGAACAGTAGCTTTGATCAAAAGAATACTATACAGCCGTACCTCATAAATCGATTAAATGATGGAAAGGCGTTTAACCAAGCATCAGGAATATTCACAGTGCCAATTAACGGAAACTACCATTTCTACTTTACCGGTTATTACggaaatttttattatttttctcttaGATTTATGCAATAGTCGGATGTCGAGCGACATTACGAAGCAGGGTGGGTCTTTCTTTCAATAATTCCAAGTGTTTTAAATTTAGCATTGAAGGCCAGTGCGGAGATTTCGGGCACAAGCATTATCACTGTTCGGCTCTGGGCTAACagaaatcagaaagaaaaaactgcaCAAATGTTGGCCGAAGGTCATGTCAACTCCAACGACATGCATGGGTGGTTCCCTGTGATTCTACAGGCTACAGTTAAGCTGCAAGAAAATGACACTGTTGAGGTTGAATTACTTGTCGGATCCATTCATGAAAGTGAAAATCTAGAACACCTTATAACTAGTTTTGGTGGCTTTCTTGTAAGCCCTGAAATTGTTTAACAAGACGTAGGCGATGTCGATTAAACACGAACTCCGAATACCCACTATACATTGCGACCCCTaacaattttcgtttgaatttaaaaccataaaaataaaactgcaACCTAATAGTGTAAACATTCCGACACATGATCATCATGAAtcgtaatttttaaaattattggTGTCACAGTACCCTTTCCCAACGGAACGCATTGCGTCCGTGCTTCCAAAGCCAATCATGGACTGTACATGAAATTTTAGGCTTGCTTCTGGAGCACAATCATATTTCTGATGAAATCATTTTGGATCAAATCAAGCCAATAAAAATGAATGTAGCACCAAAAAATGCAGTATCTCATCTCTTGTGCTTTCCCTACCTTTATGCGTCTGAATTTAATATGCTGACGTTTAGTTATTCGTTCCAAGCTGTGTGAGACAGCTCGAAGCTTATGTACATAAAACGGCAGTAAACACAAGGCAAACAATGGCATTTGAAGCCTTGCCACTGTTGGGCTTGCATGACACGAAAAATGATCATTAGATAATAACATAGACGATGAATGACAGCTATGATTAGAGCACACTACATCAGTATAATCAAGGCCAGACTATAGAGATTAAGAAGGGATGAGTTGCGGCTGCAATCAAGTAGCAAACTAGAAGTTGCAGCAACTTCGTCCTCAAATTCAAATTGTTGAGCCTCGTTGGCAACATGTTCGGCTAGCTTAGCTACAGCAGACTCGACGAGAGATTTCTTCATTTCGGCCTACAAAGTTCATATTCGAAATAAACAAATGTTTCAGGTAAAAGGACTTAGACCAAACTTTACTTACGGAAAACTGTTTGAATGCTTTAACGAAATTCGATCCGTTGTCCGTTACAACATGACTCACTTTGTATGCCGGCAAACCGTATTCATCTATGACTTGCATAATATTTTCTGCTACTTTGTCGTGAGTATGCGACCCTGTAGaataaaatgagaaaaatgagtttcttattttcttcaCATAAAAATATGTAATCACCTGGGAACCTAAGGCAAGCAATCGCAGCTGACATCCGAATAATAGTTCCATCAGGAAGCATCTTAAGCCAGTGGGCTGTAACAACCATAAAACTGCGTCTCTTTGCATCCCAAACGTCAGCTGTCAAACAGACATG includes:
- the LOC123470764 gene encoding uncharacterized protein LOC123470764, whose product is MKLDKYIKREQKDPKAREFSSKNSDRQFYYADDVKTRRKGCQVDKSQQPTPNTETKDTTTEATTDARTSAITDNPTTRTDLSETSELPSTASSQTSANTEPTPNTEAKDATTTEAITEAKDTTTEATTEAKDTTTEATTEARTLGITDNPNTSADFSEVSEDLGTTDNPITTDLSEISEIVSNAYDQALTMTEPTPNMENKPVTTEATIDAGALGITNNPTTIAILPESSDSGNVSEDEIRVFTKIANKIIQKKLETIEEKIDKVVEKINGEEQRYSKKLTNVAFFAQRNSSFDQKNTIQPYLINRLNDGKAFNQASGIFTVPINGNYHFYFTALKASAEISGTSIITVRLWANRNQKEKTAQMLAEGHVNSNDMHGWFPVILQATVKLQENDTVEVELLVGSIHESENLEHLITSFGGFLVSPEIV